A single genomic interval of Daucus carota subsp. sativus chromosome 1, DH1 v3.0, whole genome shotgun sequence harbors:
- the LOC108222011 gene encoding probable Histone-lysine N-methyltransferase ATXR5, which yields MSVLNTPTPSPPNHFSRVQGKRKERGITDIYKRAKRVVVPRDDYSDVRCKLCRSGDKEEEILLCDGCDDGFHVMCLRPVVLRVPEGSWFCDACSDQHSTTPKKYTHSQVRNKFFGITDSSMKYISPEVARRPRKRNCWRKAQNKWTKLLPYIPSNNPERRKMQMETLHSALKEKKLEFSNELTYPQSMAPRHANQSKFETDNMQVLSKENLRTVAKCKEMHKRGKCPPLKVVYDAHEGFVVQADGPIKPMTFITEYVGDVDYVKNREEDECDSLMTLLVNKDASRSLLICPDKRANIARFISGINNRSKEGNKKKNLKSVRYSVHGECRVFLVAIRHITEGERLYYNYNGQENAYPTDHFI from the exons ATGTCAGTATTGAACACACCAACACCTTCCCCTCCCAACCACTTCTCTCGAGTCCAAGGTAAAAGGAAGGAGAGGGGAATAACTGATATTTATAAGAGGGCGAAACGAGTTGTGGTGCCACGTGATGATTACAGTGATGTTAGGTGTAAGTTATGCCGGTCTGGGGATAAAGAGGAGGAAATTTTGCTATGTGATGGCTGCGATGATGGGTTTCATGTGATGTGTTTGAGACCTGTTGTTCTTCGAGTTCCGGAAGGATCCTGGTTTTGTGACGCTTGCAGTGATCAGCACTCCACTACCCCAAAAA AATACACACACAGCCAGGTAAGGAACAAATTTTTTGGGATCACTGACTCTTCAATGAAGTATATTTCACCTGAAG TTGCTAGAAGACCGAGAAAACGAAATTGTTGGCGGAAGGCACAAAATAAATGGACAAAACTACTCCCATACATTCCGTCAAACAATCCAGAGCGTAGGAAGATGCAAATGGAAACTCTACATTCTgctttgaaagaaaaaaaattggaattcaGTAACGAACTGACATACCCGCAGAGCATGGCCCCTAGACATGCCAATCAGTCTAAGTTTGAAACCGACAACATGCAG GTTTTGTCGAAAGAAAATCTTCGGACAGTGGCGAAATGTaaagagatgcacaaaagaGGGAAATGTCCCCCACTTAAAGTTGTCTACGATGCACATGAAgg GTTCGTTGTTCAAGCTGATGGTCCGATCAAGCCAATGACCTTTATCACCGAGTATGTTGGTGATGTAGATTATGTGAAAAATAGGGAGGAAGATGAATGTGATAGCTTAATGACCCTTCTTGTAAACAAAGATGCATCAAGGAGTCTTCTTATTTGCCCAGATAAGCGTGCAAATATAGCTCGCTTCATCAGCGGCATCAATAATCGATCAAA GGAGGGTAACAAGAAGAAGAACCTCAAATCTGTGAGGTATAGTGTTCATGGAGAATGTCGTGTCTTTCTGGTGGCAATTCGGCATATTACAGAGGGTGAAAGACTTTATTACAATTATAATGGACAAGAGAACGCATATCCAACGGATCATTTTATTTAA